From the Selenomonas timonae genome, one window contains:
- a CDS encoding pyridoxamine 5'-phosphate oxidase family protein, producing the protein MNYEEAAAFWTEKDRNAVKMPKDDLHAAIETFIKERSTCALATADGDFVRCTPLTYKYRAGKFIIFSEGGLKFRALKENKHAALAIYDEYKGPGSAKSLQVAGIATVIGADDPDYTERLESLGINAAHMAKLRLTLILITPTTLEYLDSTLKEQGYHPRQQLTIS; encoded by the coding sequence ATGAACTACGAAGAAGCTGCCGCATTCTGGACAGAGAAAGACAGGAACGCTGTCAAAATGCCCAAAGATGACCTTCATGCGGCAATCGAAACATTCATCAAAGAACGCAGCACCTGCGCCCTCGCCACAGCGGATGGGGACTTCGTCCGCTGCACCCCGCTCACCTACAAATACCGTGCGGGCAAATTTATCATCTTCTCCGAGGGCGGACTAAAATTCCGTGCGCTCAAGGAAAACAAACACGCAGCGCTTGCCATCTACGATGAGTACAAAGGGCCGGGCAGTGCAAAGAGCCTACAGGTTGCCGGAATCGCCACCGTCATTGGCGCTGACGATCCGGACTATACCGAGCGGCTCGAGAGTCTCGGCATCAACGCCGCACACATGGCAAAACTCCGCCTCACCCTCATCCTCATTACACCAACAACACTTGAATACCTCGACTCCACACTCAAGGAGCAGGGATATCACCCGCGTCAACAACTCACAATATCATAA
- a CDS encoding low molecular weight protein-tyrosine-phosphatase, with protein MKHILFVCHGNICRSPMAEFVMKQLVREAGLSDEISVASKALHRDELGSDTHRGTREVLRAHGITFTKRSATLMTAIDYSAYDCIIGMDTENMRDLDRLTGGDPQHKVHRLLSYIGEERDVADPWYTGNFEVTYRDVDAGCRALLRTLTENK; from the coding sequence ATGAAGCACATCCTATTCGTCTGCCACGGCAACATCTGCCGCTCCCCGATGGCAGAATTCGTCATGAAACAGCTCGTGCGCGAGGCGGGGCTGTCCGATGAGATCAGCGTAGCATCCAAAGCCCTCCACCGTGACGAACTCGGCAGCGACACACATCGCGGTACACGCGAAGTCCTCCGTGCGCACGGCATCACGTTCACGAAGCGGAGCGCAACACTGATGACTGCCATCGACTACAGCGCCTATGACTGCATCATCGGCATGGACACAGAGAACATGCGCGACCTTGACCGTCTCACAGGCGGCGATCCGCAGCACAAAGTCCACCGTCTCCTCTCCTATATCGGCGAGGAGCGCGACGTCGCCGACCCGTGGTACACCGGCAACTTCGAAGTCACCTACCGCGATGTCGACGCGGGCTGCCGCGCACTGCTGCGGACGCTGACAGAAAACAAATGA
- a CDS encoding PBECR4 domain-containing protein, with product MKKYSCDEAIQILHRSAIAYREKLAGRVFIVVYRDESVEGGTAYKRIVFSTSNFQHLTGVRYTDKADAKVFFQMCCNNRLSPSKLRFSKDGVTHLKLAVLPYLADVMYNRFWIGTSINNDIYINADYFVGDTKNHLSLGIRHANRKDVPVSLKNQSVRHNVDKIRVVYAVYSRSVSRENLWECVYIDQKIAHEANKEVLPKEIRELWSE from the coding sequence ATGAAGAAATACAGCTGTGATGAAGCAATACAAATCTTGCATAGATCTGCGATTGCTTATCGGGAAAAACTTGCGGGGCGTGTTTTTATTGTTGTCTACAGAGATGAATCTGTAGAAGGTGGTACAGCATACAAACGCATTGTATTTTCGACGAGCAACTTTCAACATCTTACAGGCGTTCGATATACAGATAAAGCAGATGCAAAGGTGTTTTTTCAAATGTGCTGCAATAATAGACTGTCTCCCTCAAAATTACGGTTTAGCAAAGATGGTGTAACTCATTTGAAACTGGCGGTTCTTCCTTACCTAGCAGATGTTATGTATAACAGATTTTGGATTGGCACATCAATCAATAACGACATATACATCAATGCGGATTATTTTGTTGGAGATACAAAAAATCACTTGAGTTTGGGAATCCGCCATGCGAACAGGAAAGATGTTCCCGTGTCGTTAAAGAATCAATCTGTGCGGCATAATGTTGATAAAATAAGAGTGGTTTATGCCGTGTATTCTAGGTCTGTGAGCAGAGAGAATTTATGGGAGTGCGTGTATATTGATCAGAAGATTGCGCACGAAGCAAACAAAGAAGTACTTCCAAAAGAGATACGTGAACTATGGTCGGAATGA
- a CDS encoding secretion protein HlyD, whose product MFCPIKETNRTHSKAYVEDLLTQRGRKRCAKMIGLNLSVLP is encoded by the coding sequence ATTTTTTGTCCTATCAAGGAGACAAACCGGACGCATAGCAAGGCCTATGTGGAGGATTTGTTGACACAGAGAGGGCGAAAAAGATGTGCCAAGATGATTGGGCTGAATTTATCAGTGCTTCCCTAA